In Phaeobacter porticola, one DNA window encodes the following:
- the hppD gene encoding 4-hydroxyphenylpyruvate dioxygenase yields the protein MGPFPHNAPKSVISAENPAGTDGFEFVEFAHPEPQELRDLFTRMGYELVARHKTKPGIELWQQGDITYILNAEKGSFAEKFVADHGPCAPSMGWRVVDAQKAFEHAVSKGAEPYDADDKTMDVPAIKGIGGSILYFIDQYFDTSPYNTEFEWLKQSKPRGVGFYYLDHLTHNVFKGNMDKWFRFYGDLFNFKEIRFFDIEGKFTGLLSRALTSPCGRIRIPINEDRGETGQIVSYLKKYNGEGIQHIAVGSEDIYGATDEISERGIKFMPAPPASYYEMSHNRVVGHDEPLDRMQKHGILIDGEGVVDGGETKILLQIFSKTVIGPIFFEFIQRKGDDGFGEGNFKALFESIEREQIANGEIEAAE from the coding sequence ATGGGTCCGTTTCCGCACAATGCCCCGAAGTCCGTTATCAGCGCCGAGAACCCCGCTGGCACTGATGGGTTTGAATTCGTCGAATTCGCCCATCCAGAACCGCAGGAACTTCGCGATCTGTTCACCAGAATGGGGTATGAACTGGTGGCGCGTCATAAGACCAAGCCCGGGATCGAGCTTTGGCAGCAGGGAGATATCACCTATATCCTGAACGCCGAAAAAGGCAGCTTTGCCGAGAAATTCGTGGCCGATCACGGACCTTGCGCGCCATCTATGGGCTGGCGTGTGGTAGATGCTCAGAAGGCATTTGAACATGCTGTTTCAAAAGGGGCCGAACCCTATGACGCCGATGACAAAACCATGGATGTGCCTGCGATCAAGGGGATTGGGGGGTCGATTCTGTACTTCATCGACCAATATTTTGACACATCGCCCTACAATACTGAGTTCGAGTGGCTCAAGCAGTCAAAACCGCGCGGCGTGGGCTTTTACTATCTCGATCACCTGACCCACAATGTGTTCAAGGGCAACATGGACAAATGGTTCCGTTTCTACGGCGATCTCTTCAATTTCAAGGAAATCCGTTTCTTTGACATTGAGGGCAAGTTCACAGGTTTGCTAAGCCGCGCATTGACTTCGCCTTGTGGGCGGATCCGCATTCCAATCAACGAGGATCGTGGCGAGACAGGACAGATCGTATCCTATCTCAAGAAGTATAACGGCGAGGGCATCCAGCACATCGCAGTTGGCTCAGAAGATATATATGGTGCCACGGATGAGATTTCGGAACGGGGCATCAAATTCATGCCCGCCCCGCCTGCCAGCTATTATGAGATGAGCCACAATCGCGTTGTTGGCCATGATGAGCCTTTGGACCGGATGCAGAAGCATGGCATCCTGATTGATGGTGAAGGCGTTGTTGATGGCGGCGAGACCAAAATTCTCTTGCAGATTTTCTCCAAAACCGTGATCGGACCAATTTTCTTTGAGTTCATCCAGCGTAAAGGCGACGACGGCTTTGGCGAAGGTAACTTCAAGGCGCTGTTTGAGTCTATCGAGCGTGAACAGATCGCCAATGGTGAAATTGAGGCCGCTGAATAA
- a CDS encoding Lrp/AsnC family transcriptional regulator yields MLDIVDQKLLSALQKDAHLTAQQLGEILNLSASQAGRRRQRLEAEGYIRSYEARLDPDKLGLSVQGFVQVHLESHGPEQSERFARLVRTRPEITSAWTMTGEADYLLRVFCADLPALNRLLHEILLPHPTVSRVQSQIVMAQLKSDGPLPT; encoded by the coding sequence ATGCTTGATATCGTTGACCAGAAATTGCTCTCCGCACTCCAGAAAGATGCGCATTTGACCGCACAGCAGCTTGGCGAGATTCTCAACCTCTCGGCCAGTCAGGCGGGGCGGCGCAGGCAACGTTTGGAGGCCGAAGGGTATATTCGCAGTTACGAAGCACGCCTCGATCCTGACAAGTTGGGGTTGAGTGTTCAGGGATTTGTGCAGGTGCATCTGGAAAGTCACGGACCTGAGCAATCTGAGCGATTCGCCCGCCTCGTACGCACACGCCCTGAGATCACCTCGGCTTGGACAATGACTGGTGAAGCCGACTATTTACTTAGGGTTTTCTGTGCCGATCTCCCTGCTTTAAACAGGCTTTTGCATGAAATTCTGCTGCCTCATCCGACTGTGTCGCGTGTTCAAAGTCAGATTGTGATGGCACAATTAAAAAGCGATGGGCCACTCCCGACTTAA
- a CDS encoding PAS domain-containing protein, with the protein MSFVDRRIESRPSRGEAPFALNEVFFSRTDSRGVIMAGNYVFRRVSNYDWAELLGAPHRTIRHPDMPKGVFQLFWDTIKSGQTMGAYVKNKSKDGLYYWVYAVVIPCGEGYLSARIKPSSKMFDDVRALYAKLLTAEQDEGLTPAESAERLKRWITEHGYDNYRQFATKAMSEELIARDVGLENEPDQMIVDLCKMLGNAKTLVGETEGLIKDFDAMHTIPHNLRVIASRIEPSGGPVTVLSQNYGAMSREMSDWFAAHVMGKDSNFAVIETAVDDSLFVECMVRVLKECDIQLQKERRSLGEVDMQGERDVLAQLVAEQLERAGKGLDQVEREASRIMHACQVMHRHFLGLSSTRVLCKIESARLPESGETLSDIIDQLGVFQERISQRLERIAKLSNEIRSLEH; encoded by the coding sequence GTGTCCTTTGTAGATCGTCGTATTGAAAGCCGCCCCTCCCGCGGCGAGGCTCCTTTTGCGCTGAATGAAGTGTTCTTCTCGCGCACCGACAGTCGCGGTGTGATTATGGCCGGCAACTATGTGTTCCGCCGGGTTTCCAACTATGACTGGGCGGAACTGCTTGGCGCGCCACATCGCACCATTCGTCATCCAGATATGCCCAAGGGCGTTTTCCAATTGTTCTGGGACACCATCAAAAGCGGCCAAACCATGGGCGCCTACGTAAAGAACAAGTCAAAGGACGGGTTGTACTATTGGGTCTATGCTGTCGTTATTCCCTGCGGTGAGGGCTATCTGTCCGCCCGTATAAAACCTAGCAGCAAGATGTTCGATGATGTGCGTGCGCTCTATGCCAAACTGCTCACCGCAGAACAGGACGAGGGACTAACACCTGCCGAAAGCGCCGAACGGTTAAAGCGCTGGATCACCGAGCATGGCTATGACAATTATCGCCAATTCGCCACTAAAGCGATGAGCGAAGAGTTGATCGCGCGGGATGTCGGACTGGAAAACGAACCCGATCAGATGATCGTCGATCTGTGTAAGATGCTAGGCAACGCCAAGACGCTGGTGGGCGAGACCGAAGGTCTGATCAAAGACTTTGACGCCATGCACACCATTCCACACAATCTGCGGGTCATTGCCTCCAGGATCGAGCCTTCGGGCGGTCCGGTCACAGTGTTGTCGCAGAACTACGGCGCGATGTCTCGCGAGATGTCCGATTGGTTTGCCGCACACGTCATGGGAAAGGATAGCAACTTTGCGGTGATCGAAACCGCTGTCGACGACTCACTCTTTGTCGAGTGTATGGTTCGCGTCTTGAAGGAATGCGATATCCAGCTGCAAAAAGAACGCCGCAGTCTTGGCGAAGTTGACATGCAAGGTGAACGCGATGTGCTGGCACAGTTGGTGGCAGAACAGCTCGAACGCGCAGGTAAGGGGCTAGACCAGGTGGAGCGAGAAGCCTCGCGTATCATGCACGCCTGCCAAGTGATGCATCGGCATTTCCTCGGCCTCAGCTCGACCCGCGTTCTGTGTAAGATCGAAAGCGCACGTCTACCAGAATCCGGCGAAACACTGTCCGACATCATTGATCAGTTGGGCGTCTTTCAGGAACGCATTTCGCAACGTCTGGAGCGAATTGCTAAACTCAGCAACGAGATTCGCTCTCTCGAACACTAA
- a CDS encoding monovalent cation:proton antiporter-2 (CPA2) family protein, giving the protein MDAFLYQATIYLAAAVIAVPIAARLGLGSVLGYLAAGIIIGPVLGLVGSEAEDLRHFAEFGVVMMLFLIGLELEPRALWAMRHKLLGLGGLQILVSTLALMGAAMLAGETWQVGLAVGLALSLSSTAIVLQTLSEKGLMRTGGGRATFSVLLTQDIAVIPILALLPLLAVQHGAQIIGDGSIVRTAEEAHATTSHATLSLVEGLPGWAVTLVTLAAIASIVLAGVYLARPVFRFIHASNLREMYTALALMIVVGISFLMTLVGLSPALGAFLAGVVLANSEFRHELESDLNPFKGLLLGLFFITVGAGINYRLFLAEPGDLIGLALLVILAKGTVLYFVGKAFGLKKRDHWLFTLGLAQAGEFGFVLLAFSRQLNVVPPELSEKLLLVIALSMLITPLLFILYDLLSKYAKDSPKEHVADEIDEEGPVIIAGIGRFGQIVNRLVRASGFNTVVLDSNMASVQLMRRFGVKSFLGDPTRPELLKAAGIAKAKVLVVALDDREAALRLVAHARRNHPDLHIIARAFDRNHVFELYKAGANDIVREMFDSSLRAGRYVLEQIGLSEYEAAQAEQTFYAHDRHTVRELASLWIPGTPASENPAYIARARELEKDLETALLDLAEAKKASDQKSA; this is encoded by the coding sequence ATGGACGCATTTCTTTATCAAGCAACGATCTACCTTGCCGCAGCAGTGATCGCAGTGCCTATAGCCGCACGTTTGGGTCTTGGATCCGTTCTGGGTTATCTCGCAGCTGGAATCATCATTGGACCCGTTTTGGGATTGGTCGGAAGTGAAGCCGAAGATCTCAGGCACTTTGCCGAATTCGGCGTGGTTATGATGCTGTTTTTGATCGGGCTGGAATTGGAACCACGCGCGCTCTGGGCGATGCGCCACAAGTTGCTGGGTCTTGGCGGATTACAAATTCTTGTCAGCACATTGGCCTTGATGGGCGCGGCGATGCTGGCTGGTGAGACCTGGCAAGTGGGTCTGGCTGTTGGCCTTGCACTCTCACTCTCGTCAACAGCAATCGTGTTGCAGACCCTTTCAGAAAAAGGGTTGATGCGGACCGGTGGCGGACGGGCAACCTTCTCGGTCCTACTTACACAGGACATCGCTGTCATTCCTATCTTGGCTCTCTTGCCCCTGCTGGCCGTTCAGCATGGCGCTCAGATCATTGGTGATGGCTCAATCGTGCGCACCGCAGAAGAGGCCCACGCGACCACCAGCCATGCGACCCTGTCGCTCGTCGAAGGGTTGCCGGGCTGGGCGGTCACGCTGGTCACCCTTGCGGCCATCGCCTCCATCGTATTGGCCGGCGTCTACTTGGCACGACCAGTGTTCCGTTTCATCCATGCCTCGAATCTGCGCGAGATGTATACGGCCCTTGCCTTGATGATCGTCGTTGGTATTTCATTCCTGATGACACTGGTCGGCCTGTCACCGGCCCTTGGTGCCTTTCTGGCCGGCGTGGTGCTGGCAAACAGCGAATTCCGGCACGAGCTGGAAAGCGACCTCAATCCCTTCAAAGGGTTGCTGCTGGGGTTGTTTTTCATCACCGTCGGCGCAGGCATCAACTACCGTCTTTTCCTAGCTGAACCCGGTGATCTGATCGGCCTCGCCCTTCTTGTTATTCTGGCCAAAGGGACAGTTCTTTACTTCGTGGGCAAGGCATTTGGCCTCAAGAAACGCGACCACTGGCTGTTCACGCTGGGCCTGGCCCAAGCTGGTGAGTTTGGCTTTGTGCTGCTGGCTTTTTCGCGCCAGCTGAATGTCGTGCCGCCTGAGCTGTCAGAAAAGCTGCTGCTGGTGATCGCCCTGTCGATGCTGATCACCCCACTTCTGTTCATACTCTATGATCTCCTATCGAAATACGCAAAAGACAGTCCCAAAGAGCATGTCGCCGACGAGATTGACGAAGAGGGGCCGGTGATTATTGCAGGCATTGGCCGCTTTGGGCAGATCGTCAATCGTCTGGTGCGGGCAAGCGGCTTCAACACCGTGGTTCTCGACAGCAATATGGCGTCGGTGCAGTTGATGCGGCGTTTCGGAGTAAAGAGCTTTCTTGGCGACCCCACCCGACCAGAGCTTCTTAAGGCCGCCGGAATCGCCAAGGCCAAAGTGCTTGTCGTCGCGCTCGATGATCGCGAGGCCGCGCTAAGACTGGTGGCCCATGCGCGCAGGAACCATCCCGACCTGCACATCATTGCCCGTGCCTTTGACCGCAACCATGTGTTCGAACTTTACAAGGCTGGCGCAAATGACATCGTCCGCGAAATGTTCGACAGCTCACTTCGGGCTGGACGGTATGTATTGGAGCAGATCGGCCTCAGCGAATACGAAGCGGCCCAGGCCGAACAGACCTTTTACGCACATGACCGTCACACCGTTCGCGAATTGGCCAGCCTTTGGATACCTGGGACCCCTGCCAGCGAAAACCCGGCGTATATCGCACGTGCCCGCGAACTGGAGAAGGATCTGGAAACTGCGCTTCTAGATTTAGCCGAGGCCAAGAAAGCTTCTGACCAGAAATCAGCCTAG
- the cobT gene encoding nicotinate-nucleotide--dimethylbenzimidazole phosphoribosyltransferase gives MLSPLFSLDHFRAQMAQAPGVDEQAETAAAQRNSQLTKPPGSLGRLEDLAIWYSSWRGSDRPVIRAPQVIVFAGNHGIVQQGVSAFPSEVTAQMVANFKHGGAAINQLSKLAGARLDVHSLDFEHPTKDFTQEAAMSNAELLSALQTGWKSVDPSSDLLVVGEMGIGNTTPAAALACALFGGEAGDWTGRGTGVDDTGLANKTRVVAEGIALHGSVITDGLEALRRLGGREIAAMAGAMTAARMMRIPVILDGFICCAAAACLMRTHPSALDHVVAGHQSAESAHAALLTHLGKPPFLSLDLRLGEGSGAALAIQILRAAIACHSGMATFEEAGVTGS, from the coding sequence ATGCTGTCACCGCTCTTCTCACTTGATCACTTCCGCGCGCAGATGGCGCAGGCACCGGGTGTGGACGAGCAGGCTGAAACTGCCGCCGCGCAGCGCAATAGCCAATTGACCAAACCGCCGGGCTCCCTCGGGCGGTTAGAAGATCTAGCGATTTGGTACAGCAGTTGGCGGGGAAGCGATCGCCCGGTTATCCGCGCGCCACAGGTGATCGTCTTTGCCGGCAACCATGGGATCGTCCAGCAGGGGGTCTCTGCTTTTCCCAGTGAAGTGACGGCGCAGATGGTCGCCAATTTCAAACATGGCGGTGCGGCGATCAATCAGCTGTCTAAGCTGGCTGGCGCCCGGCTGGACGTTCACAGCCTTGATTTCGAACACCCAACCAAGGACTTTACCCAGGAAGCGGCGATGAGCAATGCAGAGCTGCTGAGCGCGTTGCAAACTGGCTGGAAATCCGTAGATCCATCATCAGACCTATTGGTTGTCGGTGAAATGGGCATCGGTAACACAACGCCCGCAGCTGCACTTGCCTGTGCGCTATTTGGTGGTGAGGCTGGCGACTGGACTGGGCGGGGTACCGGGGTTGATGATACTGGTCTTGCCAACAAGACACGCGTTGTTGCCGAAGGCATTGCGTTGCATGGATCTGTGATCACCGACGGTCTTGAGGCATTGCGCCGACTTGGCGGGCGCGAGATCGCGGCGATGGCGGGGGCAATGACCGCAGCACGCATGATGCGCATTCCGGTCATTTTGGACGGGTTCATCTGCTGTGCTGCAGCGGCCTGTCTGATGCGGACACATCCCTCCGCACTGGATCATGTCGTGGCAGGGCACCAAAGCGCTGAGAGCGCCCATGCTGCCTTGCTGACACATCTTGGCAAGCCGCCCTTCTTGTCGCTGGACCTGCGCTTGGGCGAAGGCTCTGGTGCCGCATTGGCGATCCAGATATTGCGTGCTGCTATTGCCTGCCACAGTGGGATGGCAACCTTTGAAGAGGCAGGCGTTACCGGTAGCTAG
- a CDS encoding adenosylcobinamide-GDP ribazoletransferase yields MRKNDISGVDFLLVLILLTRLPLPRLDTRQFARHAHAVWAFPIAGLAVAVPACLIAQVSLWTGLESLTTAGLAIGVQILLTGAMHEDGLADTADGFWGGFDRARRLDIMKDSHIGTYGVLALIVTVGLRWVTYASIITTAGPWALVPLAMLSRAMMPVIMTVLPNARGSGLSQSVGRPTPRNCALGLGLAAAGAVLILGWVSFGVILAMAGATVSLAVAARVKIGGQTGDVLGATQQLSELAGLLMVAALIA; encoded by the coding sequence ATGCGAAAAAACGACATATCTGGTGTAGATTTCTTGCTTGTGTTGATCTTACTGACACGATTGCCACTTCCACGACTGGATACACGACAATTCGCGCGGCATGCGCACGCGGTTTGGGCCTTTCCAATTGCCGGTTTGGCTGTTGCGGTCCCGGCTTGCCTCATTGCGCAGGTCTCTTTGTGGACTGGTTTGGAATCACTGACAACAGCCGGGCTTGCAATTGGTGTGCAGATTCTGCTGACCGGCGCGATGCATGAAGACGGGCTTGCAGATACGGCAGATGGTTTTTGGGGCGGGTTCGACCGCGCCCGGCGGCTCGACATCATGAAGGATAGCCATATCGGCACCTATGGCGTGCTTGCGCTGATCGTTACGGTCGGTCTGCGCTGGGTGACCTATGCCAGTATCATAACAACTGCAGGACCTTGGGCTCTGGTGCCACTTGCGATGCTAAGTCGCGCCATGATGCCTGTCATCATGACCGTCTTGCCCAATGCACGTGGAAGCGGCCTGTCACAATCTGTCGGTCGCCCGACACCTCGCAACTGCGCGCTTGGCTTGGGGCTTGCGGCAGCAGGTGCTGTGTTGATCTTAGGTTGGGTATCGTTTGGTGTGATACTGGCAATGGCAGGTGCTACGGTTTCGCTCGCCGTGGCGGCGCGGGTCAAGATTGGTGGGCAAACAGGCGACGTCCTGGGAGCGACACAGCAGCTTAGCGAACTGGCCGGACTGCTGATGGTTGCTGCACTGATTGCGTGA
- a CDS encoding potassium channel family protein, translating into MPELKTRLKDLYRGSDSASIWFRYGLTAFDAVSILFFMSTAHIPHGPELIAISWFIGLVIALDLAARFWISSNRRKLFWRIYTLADFVVLLSLLLETILPGGLAFLRILRGLRLIHSYHLLQDLRRDSRFFRRHEDAIIAGINLFIFVFATSITVLVFFMDSSGSEYPYIDALYFTVATLTTTGFGDITMATPAGKTFSVFVMVVGVTLFVRLAQAIFNPQRVRYTCGQCGLTRHDVDAVHCKHCGGPLKIRTSGVE; encoded by the coding sequence ATGCCTGAGTTGAAAACCCGCCTGAAGGATCTTTATCGCGGGAGCGACAGCGCCTCTATTTGGTTTCGATATGGTCTGACCGCGTTTGATGCAGTCAGCATTCTGTTTTTTATGTCCACGGCCCATATTCCTCATGGGCCAGAGCTGATTGCCATTAGCTGGTTTATCGGGCTTGTGATCGCTTTGGATCTGGCCGCTCGTTTCTGGATCAGCAGCAACCGGCGCAAGCTATTCTGGCGCATCTATACGCTGGCAGATTTTGTCGTGCTTCTGTCCCTGCTGCTGGAGACGATCCTGCCCGGTGGTCTGGCCTTCTTACGGATCCTGCGGGGATTGCGCCTAATCCATTCCTACCATTTGTTACAGGATCTGCGGCGAGATAGTCGGTTCTTCCGGCGGCACGAGGATGCAATCATTGCAGGAATAAATCTGTTCATCTTTGTCTTCGCGACCTCGATAACAGTGTTGGTGTTTTTCATGGACAGTTCGGGCAGCGAATATCCCTATATTGACGCGCTCTACTTTACCGTAGCGACGCTGACCACCACAGGCTTTGGCGACATCACCATGGCCACGCCTGCGGGTAAGACATTCTCTGTCTTTGTGATGGTGGTTGGGGTGACGTTGTTTGTGCGTTTGGCACAGGCGATCTTTAATCCGCAGAGGGTACGCTATACCTGCGGGCAATGTGGTCTGACCCGGCACGATGTTGACGCGGTGCATTGCAAGCACTGTGGCGGGCCTCTGAAGATCCGGACCAGCGGTGTGGAATAG
- a CDS encoding CarD family transcriptional regulator, with protein MTKSKKPEFRPDDYVVYPAHGVGQILSIEEQEVAGFTLELFVITFEKDKMTLRVPTNKATEIGMRSLSSPDVIAKAMTTLKGKAKVKRAMWSRRAQEYEQKINSGDLISIAEVVRDLHRTDDQREQSYSERQLYEAALERLTREVAAVSGGDEISAAKQVDEVLTSRAA; from the coding sequence ATGACCAAATCGAAGAAGCCTGAATTCCGCCCCGATGACTATGTTGTGTATCCGGCCCATGGTGTGGGGCAGATCCTCTCGATCGAGGAGCAGGAAGTGGCCGGCTTCACGCTGGAACTGTTTGTGATCACCTTTGAAAAGGACAAGATGACCCTGCGGGTGCCGACCAATAAAGCAACCGAAATCGGTATGCGTTCGCTGAGTTCTCCGGATGTGATCGCCAAGGCGATGACCACCCTTAAGGGCAAGGCTAAGGTTAAGCGCGCCATGTGGTCGCGTCGCGCCCAGGAATATGAGCAAAAGATCAACTCCGGTGATCTCATCTCTATCGCTGAGGTGGTCCGCGACCTGCATCGTACGGATGATCAGCGCGAGCAAAGCTATTCTGAACGTCAGCTCTACGAGGCTGCATTGGAACGTCTGACACGCGAAGTGGCAGCCGTTTCCGGTGGCGATGAGATCTCTGCTGCCAAGCAGGTGGATGAGGTCCTGACCTCTCGTGCTGCCTGA
- the fdxA gene encoding ferredoxin FdxA, giving the protein MTYVVTDNCIACKYTDCVEVCPVDCFYEGENTLVIHPDECIDCGVCEPECPADAIRPDTEPDMDKWVEFNRKYSEMWPVIVSKKDPLPDAEERDGEEGKLEKYFSEAPGEGG; this is encoded by the coding sequence ATGACTTATGTCGTTACGGACAACTGCATTGCCTGCAAATACACCGACTGCGTCGAAGTCTGCCCGGTCGATTGCTTCTACGAGGGCGAAAACACCCTTGTGATCCATCCGGATGAATGCATTGATTGCGGCGTCTGCGAGCCGGAATGCCCGGCCGATGCGATCCGTCCTGATACCGAGCCAGATATGGACAAATGGGTCGAGTTCAATCGCAAGTATTCCGAGATGTGGCCAGTCATTGTATCCAAGAAAGATCCGCTTCCTGATGCCGAAGAGCGTGACGGTGAAGAGGGCAAGCTGGAGAAATATTTCTCCGAGGCACCTGGCGAAGGCGGCTGA
- a CDS encoding RNA-binding S4 domain-containing protein, whose translation MPMDEKIRIDKWLWQARFFKTRSLSAKLVSGGHLRLNGSKISKPAQNVTLGDVLTFPQGRIVRMVRIEALGTRRGPAPEAQALYFDMTEKQDPVPRNPRYEGKGRPDKKERRALDLSRRDGAF comes from the coding sequence ATGCCAATGGACGAGAAGATCAGAATTGACAAATGGTTGTGGCAGGCGCGGTTCTTCAAGACCCGCAGCCTGTCTGCCAAACTTGTCAGCGGCGGTCATCTTCGCCTGAATGGCAGCAAGATCTCAAAACCGGCTCAGAACGTCACTTTGGGTGATGTTCTGACCTTTCCCCAAGGTCGTATTGTTCGAATGGTGCGGATTGAGGCCTTGGGCACGCGGCGTGGACCAGCACCCGAAGCTCAGGCCCTGTACTTTGATATGACCGAAAAGCAGGACCCTGTACCGCGTAATCCGCGCTATGAGGGAAAAGGTCGCCCGGACAAGAAAGAGCGCAGGGCGCTTGATCTTAGTCGTCGGGATGGCGCGTTTTGA